The following are encoded together in the Bacteriovorax sp. Seq25_V genome:
- a CDS encoding TIGR02147 family protein, with amino-acid sequence MKKLKVPNIFDYKDYRKFLNDIFELNKAQDKNFTYGAWAKDIGLSSISGLTMVLKGQRDAGKNIQSLLIKNLKLDKEQAQYFSSLVKFQKQAKNDSNLLVYMVDNHKLEEKIEDSHRPLQFKWQMGFIREAVKWNDFNPNDDWLRQKSRFEVQPEELADILNEMKEEKMLIKSDDKYLVNESYRPLNLDTRYFQYLHKEFLRMVDNAYDIDFKKRALEYRMVVIKKDDVQKAKERIQEFLQSFIEEFDQRDISSEESDIYLTSLHLTPFSK; translated from the coding sequence GTGAAGAAATTAAAAGTTCCAAATATTTTTGACTACAAAGATTATCGTAAGTTTTTAAACGATATTTTTGAACTCAATAAGGCACAGGATAAGAATTTTACTTATGGTGCCTGGGCAAAGGATATCGGCCTATCTAGCATATCGGGACTGACAATGGTTCTAAAAGGACAAAGAGATGCGGGAAAAAATATTCAAAGCCTACTGATCAAAAACTTAAAACTTGATAAAGAACAGGCACAGTATTTCTCTAGCCTAGTTAAGTTTCAAAAGCAGGCCAAGAATGACTCTAACCTTCTAGTCTATATGGTTGATAACCACAAGCTTGAGGAAAAAATAGAGGACTCACACAGACCTCTACAATTTAAATGGCAAATGGGCTTTATTCGTGAAGCAGTTAAGTGGAATGACTTTAACCCGAATGATGATTGGCTGAGACAGAAATCTCGCTTTGAAGTTCAACCTGAAGAGCTGGCCGATATTCTCAATGAAATGAAAGAAGAGAAAATGCTTATCAAAAGTGATGATAAGTATCTTGTAAATGAATCATACCGTCCACTGAATCTTGATACGCGATACTTTCAATACCTTCACAAAGAATTTCTAAGAATGGTTGATAATGCATACGATATTGATTTTAAAAAGCGTGCTTTAGAGTATCGAATGGTCGTCATAAAAAAAGATGACGTCCAAAAAGCAAAAGAACGTATCCAAGAATTTCTACAAAGTTTTATTGAGGAATTTGATCAAAGAGATATTTCAAGCGAGGAAAGTGACATTTATCTAACATCACTTCACCTCACTCCATTTTCAAAATAA
- a CDS encoding slipin family protein gives MLFSFLPFIIFLAILALNSVRILKEYERGVIFFLGRLTGVRGPGLIILIPGLEKMTKVDLRTVTMDIPSQDIISKDNVTLKVNGVVYFRVEDPKKSIIAVEDFLMATGQIAQTTLRSVIGQFELDEILSLREQINVKLQTILDEQTEPWGIKVSAVEVKAIDLPLEMQRAMAKQAEAERNKRAKVISAEGELEASKKLSEAAKILDENKNAIILRYLDTMKEISTGEGKSTTFFPLPIDFLNTLAGKNDK, from the coding sequence ATGTTATTTAGTTTTTTACCTTTCATTATTTTCTTAGCAATCCTTGCCCTTAACAGTGTTAGAATATTAAAAGAGTACGAGAGAGGAGTTATCTTCTTTCTAGGACGTTTAACAGGCGTCAGAGGCCCAGGACTAATCATCCTCATCCCAGGCCTTGAAAAGATGACGAAAGTTGATCTTAGAACTGTAACGATGGATATCCCATCACAGGATATTATCTCAAAAGATAACGTTACATTAAAAGTAAATGGAGTTGTTTACTTTAGAGTTGAAGATCCAAAGAAATCAATAATAGCTGTTGAAGATTTTCTTATGGCAACGGGCCAAATTGCCCAAACGACATTGAGATCTGTTATTGGCCAGTTTGAGCTTGATGAAATTCTCTCTCTAAGAGAGCAGATTAATGTTAAACTACAAACTATACTTGATGAGCAGACTGAGCCATGGGGAATTAAAGTTTCAGCTGTTGAAGTAAAGGCGATTGATCTACCTCTAGAAATGCAAAGGGCCATGGCGAAGCAAGCTGAAGCAGAAAGAAATAAGAGAGCAAAAGTTATTTCAGCTGAGGGTGAACTTGAGGCTTCAAAAAAACTTTCAGAAGCCGCAAAAATTCTTGATGAAAATAAAAATGCAATTATCCTTAGATACCTTGATACAATGAAGGAAATCTCAACAGGAGAAGGAAAATCAACAACATTCTTTCCACTCCCGATTGACTTTTTAAATACATTAGCAGGAAAAAACGACAAGTAA
- a CDS encoding amidohydrolase family protein translates to MANYKIIYSNFINPISDKKCNLLTDYAIISKEGKQGYQIVLMCPKSQVASKFKVSKNDHIVEVDLSTKVITPGFYDNHFHWVQDEVRMMPKENLLQWLENHTWPYEANFKSKAFATKKAKSFTKELAQTGTIGGACYGSIHAHSVEQAFEQFEGDFIIGNVLMTLNSPDYLLQNPKDAIAIVKDLAKKYKNRYVMTPRFAITTDPKTMAEGAKIANKHKSFIQTHLSETENEIDFVLSIYRSIKGFEDVKTYTEIYDRCNILGPKTIMGHGIYLSNQELKRLAETGTSIAHCPTSNAPHKELGLGSGLFDYKKANKFKVNWSLASDIGGGPFLSMLDVMNSFVDQNLKRGHKDASYSQALYRSTQRGAEILKIGDSSGNFGEGKFLNFVVIGDMPKKTVLTAEELLKKLIKRTQKNRFQFDSQIQMTSYRGNILN, encoded by the coding sequence ATGGCAAATTACAAAATTATATATTCAAATTTTATCAACCCAATTAGTGATAAGAAATGTAACTTACTTACAGATTATGCCATCATTTCTAAAGAAGGAAAACAAGGATATCAAATCGTTTTAATGTGCCCTAAGTCACAAGTTGCATCAAAGTTTAAAGTATCAAAAAATGATCATATTGTTGAGGTCGATCTTTCAACAAAAGTAATAACTCCTGGTTTCTATGATAACCATTTTCATTGGGTACAAGATGAAGTCCGCATGATGCCAAAAGAAAATTTACTACAGTGGCTTGAAAATCATACTTGGCCTTACGAAGCAAATTTCAAGAGCAAGGCATTTGCGACCAAGAAAGCTAAAAGCTTTACTAAAGAGTTGGCGCAAACTGGAACTATTGGTGGTGCATGCTATGGTTCAATCCATGCCCATAGCGTTGAGCAAGCATTTGAGCAATTTGAAGGTGACTTCATTATCGGTAACGTGCTTATGACTTTAAACTCACCGGATTACCTTTTACAAAACCCAAAAGATGCCATTGCTATCGTTAAAGATCTTGCAAAGAAGTATAAGAATCGCTACGTCATGACTCCTCGTTTTGCTATTACGACTGACCCAAAGACAATGGCCGAAGGTGCAAAGATCGCAAATAAGCATAAGAGCTTTATTCAAACTCACTTAAGTGAAACTGAGAATGAAATTGACTTTGTACTCTCTATTTATCGCTCTATAAAAGGTTTTGAAGACGTAAAAACTTACACCGAAATTTATGATAGATGTAATATTCTTGGACCAAAAACAATCATGGGCCATGGAATTTATCTTTCGAACCAAGAACTAAAAAGACTTGCTGAAACAGGAACTTCAATTGCTCACTGTCCAACTTCAAATGCTCCACACAAAGAGCTAGGACTTGGATCAGGGCTATTTGATTACAAAAAGGCCAATAAGTTTAAAGTTAATTGGTCACTAGCTTCTGATATTGGTGGAGGTCCATTTTTATCAATGCTTGATGTAATGAATTCATTTGTTGATCAAAACCTAAAGCGTGGTCACAAAGATGCCTCTTATTCTCAGGCCCTTTATCGTTCAACTCAGCGTGGAGCAGAGATATTAAAAATTGGGGATTCTTCTGGTAATTTTGGAGAAGGAAAGTTTTTAAACTTTGTTGTTATCGGTGATATGCCTAAGAAGACAGTATTAACAGCAGAAGAGCTTCTTAAAAAGCTAATAAAGAGAACTCAAAAGAATAGGTTTCAATTCGATAGTCAAATTCAGATGACAAGCTATCGTGGCAATATTCTTAATTAA
- a CDS encoding S8 family serine peptidase, whose translation MKINILITSLLTLSTLATTELDSRQWSVKNDGQKYTRRVGEYNREVVHATPGIDINAAKNISKLEKEGKSIVVAVIDSGLDIEHEDIKASLWENPVCKNIVGEDRFKYPCHGINILTNTSDLSDKLGHGTFIAGQIAATNNELGITGAAHSKIKIMGIKALDDKFSGFTSDGKLTSELIANGVIFATKNGASVVNLSMGFPKIVITPKVKAAFDYAMDNGVVIVAAAGNNNKNKPVFPCNYSRVICVGGIDGNGDKVVSSNFGQKVDIYAPGENIISTIPTGMESEILRINKYDVKTGTSYAAPYVAALAGMLKSQDPSLSVAKVREIILNSARSVNGLRLIDYDAALARKYNNFLDVNLKNVDEVTVDGTSFSFKFDFASLLPIAEENLALTYNTSEIKELSISVVENEMIIKGHVRDLNINSNQSLSVAVSADTKIQNIDIEIDLNINASKQEKKLITKIPAKAILTINPAVKRSSLQRVLIRNSNKVAQDMFFVDGGNKKRIYLLKEESRTMDPILLNLEEDSAISAIMKYDANFDGKDDYFVYGATADKKSYFFAFFDEDGKPLFEKNYWKFKASRFEGLSFTRGFENFSYLKLKTEFGIVKLPVFERNWSMPFEDNGLDPIDRQANSIEKRAYFLLPETNEEGGVDLKIRTLNSDKNMRSLIARLDIEEFEEINMSEVVLQSESELVKGAVNVVVNYGVGYNKKTALVKFYDAETFSIIKKSTTNTFGNDFMRPKSFENIFSDDINFSTVFSRNFIRFGNLDGKKLKFDSGSWSDLLISTIDIIDGKEKGMTYFLESRYNVFAIQVDSDGIMTQSKLPVDRESGYPGFAFSQSFQSVLLSDGSAGVFTDTKSIYGDTVGVLKFVDGKLIKPLQSNYTIPADCVSLGVTEVSGKAFLQMHCGNAQNSWISRVEL comes from the coding sequence ATGAAAATTAATATCCTAATCACATCACTACTTACACTATCTACATTAGCAACAACAGAGCTCGACTCGAGACAGTGGTCTGTTAAAAATGATGGTCAAAAGTATACGCGTCGAGTTGGTGAGTATAATAGAGAAGTTGTTCATGCGACACCAGGGATTGATATTAATGCTGCAAAAAATATTTCTAAACTTGAAAAAGAAGGAAAGTCTATCGTTGTTGCAGTAATTGACTCTGGGCTTGATATTGAGCATGAAGATATTAAAGCAAGTCTGTGGGAAAATCCTGTTTGCAAAAATATTGTTGGTGAAGACCGTTTCAAGTACCCGTGTCATGGGATAAATATTCTCACAAATACATCTGACCTTTCTGATAAGTTAGGTCACGGTACATTCATTGCAGGACAGATCGCTGCGACTAATAATGAGCTTGGTATTACTGGAGCGGCCCACTCAAAAATCAAAATCATGGGAATAAAGGCACTTGATGATAAGTTCTCAGGTTTTACGAGTGATGGAAAATTAACTTCAGAGCTCATCGCTAACGGAGTTATCTTTGCTACTAAAAATGGTGCAAGTGTAGTTAACCTTAGTATGGGATTTCCTAAAATTGTAATCACTCCAAAAGTAAAAGCTGCATTTGATTATGCAATGGATAATGGTGTGGTGATTGTTGCAGCGGCAGGAAATAATAATAAAAATAAGCCAGTTTTTCCATGTAACTATTCAAGAGTTATTTGTGTCGGAGGAATAGACGGTAATGGCGACAAAGTTGTAAGTTCAAACTTTGGTCAAAAAGTTGATATTTATGCTCCGGGAGAGAATATTATATCAACAATACCAACTGGCATGGAGTCAGAAATCCTTCGTATTAATAAGTATGATGTTAAAACAGGGACGTCTTATGCTGCTCCATATGTTGCTGCTCTAGCAGGAATGTTGAAATCTCAAGACCCGAGTCTTTCTGTCGCAAAAGTACGAGAGATCATTTTAAATAGTGCAAGAAGTGTGAATGGTCTTCGACTGATTGATTATGATGCTGCCCTTGCTCGTAAGTACAATAACTTTCTCGATGTTAACTTGAAGAATGTTGATGAAGTAACGGTAGATGGCACAAGCTTTTCTTTTAAATTTGACTTTGCTTCACTTCTTCCTATTGCTGAAGAAAATCTAGCTTTAACTTACAATACATCTGAGATCAAAGAACTTTCAATTTCTGTTGTTGAAAATGAAATGATTATAAAAGGTCATGTAAGAGATCTTAATATCAACTCGAATCAAAGCTTATCTGTCGCTGTGAGTGCCGATACCAAGATACAAAATATTGATATCGAAATTGATCTTAACATCAATGCTAGCAAGCAAGAAAAGAAGCTTATCACAAAAATCCCCGCTAAGGCGATCTTGACAATCAATCCGGCCGTGAAGAGAAGCTCACTTCAGCGTGTTCTTATTAGAAATTCTAATAAAGTAGCTCAAGATATGTTCTTCGTAGACGGAGGCAATAAGAAACGTATTTATCTTCTTAAAGAAGAGAGTAGAACAATGGATCCTATTCTTTTAAATCTTGAAGAAGACTCAGCCATTTCCGCAATCATGAAATATGATGCAAATTTTGACGGAAAGGATGATTATTTTGTTTACGGTGCGACTGCTGATAAGAAATCATACTTCTTTGCATTTTTTGATGAAGATGGAAAACCACTATTTGAAAAGAATTACTGGAAGTTTAAGGCCAGTCGTTTTGAAGGGCTATCATTTACAAGAGGCTTTGAGAATTTTTCTTACTTAAAGCTTAAAACAGAGTTTGGTATAGTAAAGCTTCCAGTTTTTGAAAGAAATTGGTCAATGCCATTTGAAGATAATGGACTTGATCCGATCGATAGACAGGCGAATTCTATTGAAAAAAGAGCATACTTCTTACTTCCTGAAACAAATGAAGAAGGAGGAGTTGATCTTAAAATTAGAACTCTGAATTCGGATAAGAATATGAGAAGTCTCATCGCTCGTCTTGATATTGAAGAGTTTGAAGAGATTAATATGTCTGAGGTTGTTCTTCAGTCAGAGTCTGAACTTGTCAAAGGTGCAGTAAATGTAGTTGTAAATTATGGGGTTGGTTATAATAAGAAAACAGCTCTTGTTAAATTCTACGATGCAGAGACATTCTCTATTATTAAAAAATCAACCACTAATACTTTTGGAAATGACTTCATGAGACCGAAGTCTTTTGAAAATATTTTTTCAGACGATATTAATTTCTCAACAGTCTTTTCTCGTAACTTTATCAGATTTGGCAATCTTGATGGGAAGAAGTTGAAGTTTGACTCAGGCTCATGGTCAGACCTTCTTATTTCTACGATTGATATCATTGATGGTAAGGAGAAGGGGATGACTTACTTTCTAGAAAGTCGCTATAATGTATTTGCCATCCAAGTCGATTCAGATGGAATAATGACACAGTCGAAGCTTCCTGTGGATCGTGAATCGGGTTACCCTGGGTTTGCATTCTCTCAAAGCTTCCAGTCTGTTTTGCTTAGTGATGGAAGCGCAGGCGTTTTCACTGATACAAAGTCAATCTATGGTGATACGGTAGGAGTTTTAAAGTTTGTTGATGGTAAATTAATTAAGCCACTCCAATCTAATTACACTATCCCAGCTGACTGCGTATCTCTTGGGGTTACTGAAGTTTCTGGTAAGGCATTCTTGCAAATGCACTGTGGAAATGCGCAAAACTCTTGGATCTCTCGCGTAGAGCTCTAG
- a CDS encoding nodulation protein NfeD, producing MKYHHFYGQTILKAILIWIYILFSITYANETHSINNFLRLEIDSSINPATLNYIQYNTQQKEYDAIILSINTPGGILSTTKEIITTLSKTNKPIIVWIGPSGASATSAGAIIASSAHLIYMAEGTNIGAATPISTTGDLDKKSDMRQKAVNDIKALVRAQAQKNFRNYKPFEDMITTAQSYSANEAIDLKIVNGIANSIDEVILNLQGKEIHLDSQTVNLKVLGSYKIIDAHMDLGQKVLNILSDPSLAYILFLLGAALLYIEFQAPGGYISGSVGVVSLIIAAIGMQVLPLNAGALALILCAVVLLILEVYITSFGLLTIAALACLIFGSLFLYRTDDSYLSLSLGIIMSVVSAIGVFISLVLYVILKSQKNIGKQLFNQIDGEEGVVISHLSDTLYSIKIKGEIWKASSKIGLNGGDKVRVLCKNEDLTVSVEKTKGTSND from the coding sequence ATGAAATACCATCATTTTTATGGTCAAACAATATTAAAGGCGATCTTAATTTGGATCTATATTCTTTTTAGCATTACTTATGCAAATGAGACACACTCCATCAATAATTTCTTAAGGCTTGAAATTGATTCTAGCATCAATCCAGCAACGCTGAATTATATTCAGTATAATACTCAACAAAAAGAATATGATGCCATTATTTTAAGTATTAATACTCCTGGTGGAATATTATCTACGACAAAAGAAATTATCACGACTCTATCAAAAACGAATAAACCAATTATTGTGTGGATCGGTCCAAGTGGCGCGAGTGCAACTTCAGCAGGAGCGATTATTGCAAGTAGTGCCCACTTAATTTATATGGCCGAAGGAACAAATATTGGTGCGGCAACTCCAATTAGTACAACAGGTGATCTCGACAAGAAATCAGATATGCGCCAAAAGGCCGTGAATGACATTAAAGCTCTTGTTCGCGCTCAAGCACAAAAGAATTTCAGAAACTATAAGCCATTTGAGGATATGATCACAACGGCCCAAAGTTATTCTGCTAATGAGGCCATCGATTTGAAAATAGTCAATGGAATCGCTAATAGTATCGATGAAGTGATTTTAAATCTTCAAGGCAAAGAGATTCATCTTGATTCACAGACTGTTAATCTTAAAGTTCTTGGAAGTTATAAGATAATTGACGCTCATATGGATTTAGGACAAAAAGTTTTAAATATCTTAAGTGATCCTTCTCTGGCCTATATTCTTTTTCTCTTAGGAGCAGCCCTTTTATACATCGAGTTTCAAGCCCCCGGAGGTTATATCAGTGGTTCAGTAGGAGTGGTTTCTCTTATTATCGCGGCCATCGGAATGCAGGTTCTTCCACTTAACGCTGGGGCACTAGCTCTCATCCTTTGTGCTGTAGTCTTACTTATTCTAGAAGTTTATATTACAAGTTTTGGACTCCTCACCATTGCCGCGCTTGCTTGTCTGATTTTTGGATCACTATTTCTTTATCGTACTGATGATTCGTATTTGTCACTTTCACTTGGAATAATCATGTCCGTTGTCTCGGCCATAGGGGTCTTTATCTCACTCGTGCTCTATGTCATTCTTAAGAGTCAAAAGAATATTGGGAAGCAACTATTCAATCAGATTGATGGCGAAGAAGGAGTGGTTATCTCGCATCTTTCAGACACACTTTATTCAATAAAAATTAAGGGAGAAATATGGAAGGCCAGTTCCAAAATTGGCTTAAATGGTGGAGACAAAGTTAGAGTCCTATGTAAGAATGAAGACCTCACAGTGAGTGTTGAAAAAACAAAAGGAACTAGTAATGACTAA